The Methanobacterium formicicum DSM 3637 nucleotide sequence CTCTTCCTGGACCCAGTTCATTTTTTGGGCCAGGTACTGGCGGTGTTCTTTACTTAACATTTCCATATCATCCAGGGCCATTCCCCTATCTCCTTTAAGTACTTTTAAGGCTATTTCTGGATGTTTGTGTCTGCTGCAGGCGTTGATGGCTGTTGAAAATTCACTGGCATCACGCAGGGGGGAGTACTCCTTTTCTTCTAGAAATTCATAGGCATCCCCTGCCACCAGGCGGGGAATGTACTTAACATAACGGGGTGGCACTTCCCGGCTCATCATCCGCACCAGTTCCGTGAAAATACGTCCCTTCTCCTCCTGACTTAAATCGTAGAGTGTGCGCTGTTTTCTGCCATTTTTAATGGGTATGTCCAGATTTTTCAGAAACTGCATGGCTTCATTACGATTGTTGGTTATAGGAAGTTTCACATCGCCAAAATAGGATAATGCCACAAAAATGGGTCTGGTCTGTCTTCCATAGATAGCCAGATCATTGAATGATCCCACCAGTCCTTTACGAACTCCATCATTTAATATGCCCTCATTTATGCCCACTAATTTCCCGGATGAACTATTCTGCATGTCTCCAACAGCACTCAAAACACCAATCCAGCTTAAGTTATGAAAACCAAAAGTTTTAGCCAGAAGGTAGCACATACCTCCACCGGAAACTTGGTGTGAGCCATCTATGCCGTAGTAATTGGGGTTTATTTCCAGAAAACCGTTGTTTCCCCCTGATATATTCCTTAATGGGGGGTGATGGTCTAGTATGAGAATTTTGGACTGGGAGCTTTGAAAGTTCTCTAGATTTTGCCCTGAACCCAGATCTGAGAATATGGTCAGTTCATTTTCTTTTTTTAGTTCTGGAATCCTGTCCAGGGTTATAAATTCTATTTCATGGTCAATTTCCAGGCGGTCCAGTGTTGATGATAATATTGCCCCAGCAGATATTCCATCGCAGTCGATATGGCTGTATATTTTAACATCTTCTGCATTTTTTACCATTTCGTTAGCTTTAGCCAGGGATTTATCCATATCTTTTAGAGTGACAGCCATTCATCGTTCCTTCCATATTTAAAATCGTTCCTTCCATATTTAAAATCGTTCCTTCCATATCTAAAATCGTTCCTTCCCTATCTAAAAATAGTTCTATTTATCTTTTCTGGAACCATTAATGAGGTTGCTCAGTTTAATGAGAACTTCCTGTTTGCTCATGTTCCTATCAATTATTATCCTTCCTGATCCTTCCCACCATGATGGGGGGTAAGATTTGTACTTCTCAACAGAAGGATTTAATCTCAGTTTTTTAGCTGCCTGAGTAATTTCACGTAGTTTTGGTGAGTTTACAGCCTGTTTTTTCGGGATTTTTCTTCCTTCAGATTTACTCTTTGTAGAATCAATATAAGCAGGCCAGATGATTGTTTTAGTTTCATCTTTCATAGTCACGGCTCCTTTTAAACGGCTTATTTGAATATCTTGATTTTTAGTTTGACAGGTTAATCACTTAGTCTGAGAGTTAATCACTTACTCTGACGGATTAATCACTCATTTCTTCCTTTAACTGCATTAACATGTCTTTCACAGTGTACTTGGGTGGTGCGATGGATGGTATTTCCAATTCTTCCAGAGGTTTCTGAGTAATAGGGCCAATAGCTGCCGCTAAAACTTTCCCTTCTTTAAAAGAATCTATTAACTCTATTCTTTTATCTCCAGCCATTTCAAAGAGATTGGTGACAGTGAGGGGGCTGGTAAAGGTAACTGCATCCACTTTTCCCTGGATTATTTCATCAACCAGCAACTGAACCCTACTGGTATCGTGGGGTTTGGTGGATTTGTAGGCCTCTGCCAGATAAACAGTAGCACCCATCTTCTTTAAACCTTCAGGAAGCACATCTCTTGCTTTAAATGTACGGGGAACTCCTACTTTTTTCCGATTAAGATCTATTTTTTGGAATTCCTCCAGAAGACCTTCAGCAGTGTAATCCTCAGGTACCACATCAGCTTTAATTCCATAATCATTCAAAACTCGCTCTGTGCGGGGTCCAATAACCGCCACCTGACATTGAGGATTGAGTTTTTCCCTAAAACCTTCACAGTATTTAAACAATGATTCCAGTGATGCAGGAGATGTGAATATTAGCCAGTCCAGTTCACCAGCCCGATTGCAGAGATCCATCAAAGATTTGCTGGCAAACGCCTCCAGTTCAAGGGTGGGAACCACCAAAGGAATTCCACCATTTTTCTGAACTATGTCTACTGCCGCTTGGGAACGTTCCACTGGTCTGGTTATTCCAATAACTTTACCTTTAAATCCATTCATACTGGACCTCTCTACTTTTAAATCATTTCCTGCCGGATTTTTTACTTTAAATCCATTATAAAGGTTTAATGAATATTATGGTTTTTTATTTTGAATATCCTTAAAAACATCCACCACGGGTCCTATTATCACCAGGGCAGGGGGATTGATATCTTTCTGAGTAATGTTTTCCAGAGTACCGGTTATAATCCTCTCATCCGGGGTAGTTCCCTTTTCAATGACACACACTGGAGTTTGAGGGTCCTTGTACTTCATAATTTCTTTTATATTCTCCTCCAGGTGTCCCACACCCATGAGAATAACAATGGTATCTGCGTTGTAGTTCCACTGTACCTGTTTTTCTGATTTAGTGGGGTCTTCGTGGCCGGTTACCACTGTGAATGAAGTCGCCACTCCTCGATGGGTTACAGGAAGTCCTACGGTAGTTGGAACTCCAATGGCGGAGGTCACACCGGGTATGATTTCTACGGGT carries:
- the recJ gene encoding single-stranded-DNA-specific exonuclease RecJ produces the protein MAVTLKDMDKSLAKANEMVKNAEDVKIYSHIDCDGISAGAILSSTLDRLEIDHEIEFITLDRIPELKKENELTIFSDLGSGQNLENFQSSQSKILILDHHPPLRNISGGNNGFLEINPNYYGIDGSHQVSGGGMCYLLAKTFGFHNLSWIGVLSAVGDMQNSSSGKLVGINEGILNDGVRKGLVGSFNDLAIYGRQTRPIFVALSYFGDVKLPITNNRNEAMQFLKNLDIPIKNGRKQRTLYDLSQEEKGRIFTELVRMMSREVPPRYVKYIPRLVAGDAYEFLEEKEYSPLRDASEFSTAINACSRHKHPEIALKVLKGDRGMALDDMEMLSKEHRQYLAQKMNWVQEEDRIKSMKNLQYFQGNEIKSEVIGTIAGMILSYGDWRKPMIGFTQINDENDGLKVSLRCSRLLAFDGIHFGHIISKVAAKVGGSGGGHSVACGAYIPGGKQEQFLKLFDETLNGVL
- a CDS encoding signal recognition particle protein Srp19 yields the protein MKDETKTIIWPAYIDSTKSKSEGRKIPKKQAVNSPKLREITQAAKKLRLNPSVEKYKSYPPSWWEGSGRIIIDRNMSKQEVLIKLSNLINGSRKDK
- a CDS encoding uroporphyrinogen-III synthase, with amino-acid sequence MNGFKGKVIGITRPVERSQAAVDIVQKNGGIPLVVPTLELEAFASKSLMDLCNRAGELDWLIFTSPASLESLFKYCEGFREKLNPQCQVAVIGPRTERVLNDYGIKADVVPEDYTAEGLLEEFQKIDLNRKKVGVPRTFKARDVLPEGLKKMGATVYLAEAYKSTKPHDTSRVQLLVDEIIQGKVDAVTFTSPLTVTNLFEMAGDKRIELIDSFKEGKVLAAAIGPITQKPLEELEIPSIAPPKYTVKDMLMQLKEEMSD
- the cobA gene encoding uroporphyrinogen-III C-methyltransferase — translated: MVVYLVGAGPGDPDLVTLKAIKTLQKADVVVYDRLANEEILKYASGAGMIYVGKRAGAHSKKQEEINQILIEQGKKYDSVVRLKGGDPFVFGRGGEEILALQEEGIPVEIIPGVTSAIGVPTTVGLPVTHRGVATSFTVVTGHEDPTKSEKQVQWNYNADTIVILMGVGHLEENIKEIMKYKDPQTPVCVIEKGTTPDERIITGTLENITQKDINPPALVIIGPVVDVFKDIQNKKP